One genomic segment of Arachis duranensis cultivar V14167 chromosome 4, aradu.V14167.gnm2.J7QH, whole genome shotgun sequence includes these proteins:
- the LOC107485940 gene encoding acyl carrier protein 2, mitochondrial, with amino-acid sequence MAARRVAGLPLMKYLRVQVNSLPNHASPLRVAPTVLLRRFSEEVRGCFLDKSEVTDRVISCVKNFQKVDPSKVTPNAHFQNDLGLDSLDSVEIVMALEEEFGFEIPDNEADKINSINLAVDFIASHPQAK; translated from the exons ATGGCGGCGAGGAGAGTAGCTGGTTTGCCTCTCATGAAGTATCTCAGAGTTCAGGTTAACTCTCTTCCCAACCACGCTTCTCCTTTGAGGGTGGCACCCACCGTGTTGCTCCGCCGCTTCTCCGAGGAAGTTAGGGGCTGCTTCCTCGACAAGTCCGAGGTCACCGATCGCGTCATCTCCTGCGTCAAAAACTTCCAGAAAGTCGATCCTTCCAAG GTCACCCCAAATGCTCATTTCCAAAATGATCTTGGATTGGACAGTCTGGATTCAGTGGAGATCGTGATGGCACTTGAGGAAGAGTTTGGGTTTGAAATTCCTGATAATGAAGCTGACAAGATCAACTCAATCAATCTTGCGGTTGACTTCATTGCATCTCATCCTCAGGCAAAGTAG
- the LOC107485942 gene encoding uncharacterized protein LOC107485942, with the protein MVVALLFLGLIVLFLFRFATAYGDFTLMSKKHPKRQEIEDKVVWITGASRGIGEILANQLASLGAKLIISARNEAELERVRTQLKGKHAPGEVKILPLDLASGEESLRKAVEKAESFFPGSGVDYMIHNAAFERPKSSALDVTEEGLKATFDVNVLGTITLTKLLAPFMLKRGRGHFVVMSSAAGKTPAPGQAVYSASKFALNGYFSSLRSELSQQGIRVTVVCPGPIATSNNAGSRVPSEKRVPAEKCAELTIIAATHGLKEAWISYQPVLTVMYLVQYMPTVGHWVMDKVGKNRVEAAVSEKGSTYSMSLLFGKKKAS; encoded by the exons ATGGTGGTGGCGCTACTCTTCCTTGGCCTTATCGTGTTATTCCTATTCAGATTCGCCACCGCTTATG GCGATTTCACTTTGATGTCTAAGAAGCACCCGAAacgacaagaaattgaagacaAG GTTGTTTGGATCACTGGTGCTAGCCGTGGAATTG GTGAGATTCTGGCTAACCAACTTGCAAGTTTGGGGGCCAAGCTAATCATCTCTGCAAGGAATGAAGCTGAACTAGAGCGAGTAAGGACACAGCTGAAAG GTAAACATGCACCTGGTGAAGTAAAGATTTTGCCTCTGGATTTAGCATCTGGGGAGGAATCTCTTAGGAAGGCTGTTGAGAAAGCAGAATCCTTTTTTCCCGGTTCTGGTGTTGATTATATGATCCATAATGCAGCTTTTGAGCGCCCT AAATCATCAGCTTTAGATGTAACGGAAGAAGGTCTCAAG GCAACATTTGATGTCAATGTTCTGGGGACAATAACACTCACAAAGCTCTTGGCACCTTTCATGTTGAAGAGGGGGCGAGGACATTTTGTGGTG ATGAGCAGTGCTGCAGGAAAGACACCTGCGCCAGGTCAGGCTGTGTACTCTGCTTCTAAATTTGCTCTAAATGGGTACTTCAGTTCTCTGCGTTCTGAG CTCTCTCAGCAAGGAATAAGGGTCACTGTTGTCTGTCCTGGTCCAATAGCAACATCAAATAATGCTGGATCAAGGGTTCCATCTGAG AAACGTGTGCCTGCAGAAAAGTGTGCGGAGCTGACTATTATTGCTGCAACCCATGGCTTAAAGGAAGCTTGGATATCATATCAG CCTGTGCTCACCGTCATGTATCTCGTTCAGTACATGCCAACCGTTGGTCATTGGGTCATGGACAAG GTTGGAAAAAATCGAGTAGAAGCTGCTGTTTCAGAGAAGGGAAGCACATACTCTATGAGCTTACTCTTTGGAAAAAAGAAGGCATCGTGA